From the Bacteroidia bacterium genome, one window contains:
- a CDS encoding DUF438 domain-containing protein, with protein sequence MSELINNAQKRKELLKHLILQLHKGEAPEQVRTRLEEILGSIPYGEVVEVEQELIAEGLPQEEVLAFCDIHTRVLDGKIDHSNIRLVPPGHPADTFSKENRELQKLTHEIRELCAPATQLPADAVASQLLKIRGLFNLLWDVDKHYRRKENLLFPFLEQKGITGPPAVMWGKHDQTRELLKAAREALAVESGMTQEEFAATAELLLLPATQSVDDMIMKEEDILLPMCLDQLTDLEWYEIYRQTPEIGFCLYDPQVEWRPKDSVEAPVEAMEGDAVRLPSGQLTPAELTAILNTVPFDLTFVDKDDKVKYFTQGTERIFDRNRAILGRDVRLCHPPSSVNIVDTILLDFKSGKESSAPFWIQLHGKFIHIEYFALRDKDGSYLGTLEVSQDLTAKRALEGEQRLLSYAVKEDK encoded by the coding sequence ATGAGCGAACTGATCAATAATGCACAAAAACGCAAAGAGCTTCTCAAGCACCTTATTCTCCAGTTGCACAAAGGCGAGGCTCCCGAGCAGGTTCGGACACGGCTGGAGGAAATTCTCGGAAGCATCCCCTACGGCGAGGTCGTGGAAGTGGAGCAGGAACTGATCGCCGAAGGTCTCCCGCAGGAAGAAGTATTGGCATTCTGCGATATTCACACGCGCGTACTCGACGGCAAGATCGATCACAGCAATATTCGTCTCGTACCGCCGGGCCATCCCGCCGATACTTTTTCGAAGGAAAACCGCGAGTTACAGAAATTGACGCACGAAATCCGCGAACTCTGCGCCCCCGCCACGCAGTTACCCGCCGATGCCGTGGCGTCGCAGTTGCTCAAGATACGCGGACTGTTCAATCTCTTGTGGGATGTGGACAAGCATTATCGCCGTAAGGAGAATTTGCTTTTCCCGTTTCTCGAACAGAAGGGTATTACTGGGCCGCCCGCCGTTATGTGGGGTAAGCACGATCAGACACGCGAACTGCTCAAAGCCGCCCGCGAAGCGCTGGCCGTGGAGAGCGGCATGACACAGGAAGAATTCGCCGCAACGGCGGAATTGCTGCTGTTGCCCGCTACGCAGTCTGTGGATGACATGATTATGAAGGAGGAAGACATTCTTCTGCCCATGTGCCTCGATCAGCTCACCGATCTGGAATGGTATGAAATTTATCGGCAAACACCGGAAATCGGCTTCTGCCTCTACGATCCCCAGGTCGAGTGGCGTCCGAAGGACAGTGTTGAAGCCCCTGTTGAGGCGATGGAGGGCGACGCCGTACGCTTGCCCAGCGGACAGCTGACTCCCGCCGAGCTCACCGCCATTCTCAACACCGTGCCCTTCGACCTTACCTTCGTGGACAAGGACGACAAGGTAAAATACTTTACGCAGGGAACTGAACGCATTTTCGACCGCAACCGTGCTATTCTCGGTCGCGACGTGCGTCTCTGCCATCCGCCTTCCAGCGTCAACATTGTCGATACGATTCTCCTGGACTTCAAGAGCGGCAAGGAGAGCAGCGCACCGTTCTGGATTCAGCTTCACGGCAAGTTCATTCATATCGAGTATTTCGCCCTGCGCGACAAAGACGGCAGCTACCTCGGGACACTTGAAGTATCGCAGGATCTCACCGCCAAGCGCGCGCTGGAGGGCGAGCAGCGCCTGCTGTCCTATGCCGTGAAGGAGGACAAATGA
- a CDS encoding zinc dependent phospholipase C family protein: MAGPYTHLTIAHGAMLDAQLSPELVALLQVKASYVYVGALSPDMPYASLDTHYSDMYHRRDTGRVLQAALELLRRRRASGEYTTGALDAMEAWLYGYASHLVIDTFLHPINQATVSVGGSEMDPLRHRECEMAQDILLVSDVHADDVEICTGAYAYTLRMALDSDEISDIAEFWESIHDTVYGDLAPDTGPRLWIPSFVEIIELIEKGQAVQHVTRHINNDLGQNVQYVAADELRSDRPDLVADYYEHVHLPDGTSAHFLNDVFPAAVDAVLGLWDLIEGVLNAQDDELEVRFDSWDLDRGVEVSSDELVFWRGSEA, translated from the coding sequence ATGGCTGGACCTTATACACATCTTACCATCGCACATGGCGCCATGCTGGACGCACAACTTTCCCCGGAGCTGGTGGCACTTCTGCAAGTCAAAGCGAGCTACGTGTACGTTGGCGCCTTGTCGCCCGATATGCCGTATGCGTCTCTCGATACACACTACTCGGATATGTATCACCGCCGGGATACAGGGCGAGTCCTTCAGGCTGCTTTGGAGCTGCTTCGGCGCCGAAGGGCGAGCGGGGAGTACACCACCGGCGCACTCGATGCCATGGAAGCTTGGCTGTACGGCTACGCTTCGCATCTCGTGATCGACACCTTCCTGCATCCTATCAATCAAGCGACGGTTTCCGTTGGTGGCAGTGAAATGGATCCCCTCCGTCACAGAGAATGCGAAATGGCGCAGGATATCCTTCTCGTTTCCGACGTGCACGCAGACGATGTGGAAATCTGCACGGGCGCTTACGCATACACCCTGCGTATGGCGCTTGATTCGGATGAAATTAGTGACATCGCGGAGTTCTGGGAAAGCATTCACGATACTGTGTACGGAGATCTCGCTCCCGACACCGGACCACGACTTTGGATTCCCTCCTTCGTCGAAATTATCGAACTCATAGAGAAGGGACAGGCGGTACAGCATGTGACGCGCCACATCAACAACGACCTGGGCCAGAATGTTCAGTACGTCGCCGCGGACGAGTTGCGCAGTGATCGTCCTGACCTTGTGGCGGATTACTACGAACACGTGCATCTGCCCGACGGTACGAGCGCACATTTCCTGAACGATGTCTTTCCCGCCGCAGTCGACGCGGTACTTGGATTGTGGGATCTTATCGAAGGCGTACTCAACGCGCAAGATGACGAGCTCGAGGTACGCTTTGATTCCTGGGACCTCGACAGGGGCGTGGAGGTGAGCAGCGACGAGTTGGTCTTCTGGCGTGGGTCCGAAGCATAG
- a CDS encoding sodium-dependent transporter — MSSQQEHWGSRVGLVLAVAGNAVGLGNFLRFPAQAVQNGGGAFIIPYLVSFVLMGIPLLWIEWAIGRHGGRFGHHSTPGAMHAMGKAWYWKYIGVFGIFTNLTVAAYYAYIESWTLGYVWYSLIGTFADKSPQGVSDFFSWYLGSDQGIVSFSGPAVIFFLITVMLNLWILSRGLQKGVEIASKIGMPILIVFAIFLTIRSLTLDAGEQGAVFDAMMGLNFLWTPQFDSLTNPKVWLAAAGQIFFTLSVGMGSIHCYASYLREKDDIALNASTAGWMNETVEVVLGGTIIVPIAAAYLGLDWLSAHVGFEMGFRTMPTLFQQWGSVLSVLAGVAWFGLLFFAGITSSLAMGQPVMAFMQDEFKIPRKRAVIIFGIILLMLSLPCVILYNGGAFNEFDYWAGTFALVVFALAEIILFAWVFGIDKGWAEINKGADLKVPVIFKYIMRYVTPVFLLAVFVGALVKPVGGDWAAALGTLFSGGGWPLETDSVIGMVLHLGNNDTRWFIEGEPTKVFILDMTRTLLLFTFTAIGVAVWAAFRKREQQHMHTEVV, encoded by the coding sequence ATGAGTTCTCAACAAGAACACTGGGGTTCGCGCGTCGGACTCGTGCTCGCTGTCGCGGGTAATGCCGTAGGCCTCGGGAACTTCCTCCGTTTCCCGGCGCAGGCCGTGCAGAATGGCGGCGGCGCTTTCATCATTCCGTATCTCGTGTCTTTTGTGCTCATGGGTATTCCGTTGCTCTGGATCGAGTGGGCGATCGGCAGGCACGGGGGGCGATTCGGGCATCACTCCACACCCGGCGCCATGCACGCGATGGGGAAGGCCTGGTACTGGAAGTATATCGGCGTGTTCGGCATTTTTACGAACCTGACGGTGGCGGCGTATTACGCATACATCGAATCCTGGACGCTGGGGTATGTCTGGTACTCACTTATCGGCACTTTCGCGGACAAATCCCCGCAAGGTGTATCCGATTTCTTCAGTTGGTATCTCGGTTCCGATCAGGGCATCGTGAGTTTTTCCGGTCCCGCGGTGATATTCTTCCTCATCACCGTGATGCTGAATTTGTGGATACTTTCGCGTGGTTTGCAGAAGGGCGTCGAAATCGCGAGCAAGATCGGTATGCCCATACTCATCGTGTTCGCGATTTTCCTGACCATACGCTCGCTGACACTGGACGCCGGTGAGCAGGGCGCGGTGTTCGACGCGATGATGGGTCTGAATTTCCTTTGGACGCCGCAGTTCGATTCGCTGACCAATCCCAAAGTCTGGCTCGCGGCGGCGGGACAGATCTTTTTCACACTGTCCGTGGGCATGGGCTCCATACACTGCTATGCGTCGTATTTGCGCGAGAAAGACGACATCGCGCTCAACGCCTCCACCGCCGGGTGGATGAACGAGACCGTGGAGGTTGTGCTCGGCGGCACCATCATTGTTCCGATCGCGGCGGCGTATCTCGGTCTGGACTGGCTCAGCGCGCATGTGGGCTTCGAGATGGGCTTCCGCACCATGCCGACACTGTTTCAGCAATGGGGATCGGTGCTGTCGGTGCTGGCCGGGGTGGCGTGGTTCGGCCTGCTGTTTTTCGCGGGCATAACGAGTTCGCTGGCGATGGGGCAACCGGTCATGGCCTTCATGCAGGACGAATTCAAGATACCCCGAAAACGCGCGGTCATCATTTTCGGCATTATCCTGCTGATGCTCTCGCTGCCTTGCGTGATCCTGTACAACGGGGGCGCTTTCAATGAATTCGACTATTGGGCTGGCACCTTCGCGCTCGTGGTATTCGCGCTGGCGGAGATCATACTCTTCGCCTGGGTCTTCGGCATAGACAAGGGCTGGGCTGAAATCAACAAAGGTGCCGATCTTAAGGTCCCCGTCATTTTCAAGTACATCATGCGCTATGTTACACCGGTGTTCCTGCTCGCCGTGTTTGTGGGCGCGCTGGTCAAACCAGTCGGCGGCGACTGGGCGGCGGCCCTCGGTACGCTGTTCAGCGGAGGCGGCTGGCCATTGGAGACGGACAGCGTGATCGGCATGGTGCTGCATCTTGGCAACAACGACACGCGCTGGTTTATCGAGGGCGAACCGACGAAGGTTTTCATACTCGACATGACGCGCACACTATTGCTCTTTACGTTCACGGCCATCGGCGTGGCGGTATGGGCGGCATTCAGAAAGCGTGAACAGCAACACATGCATACGGAGGTGGTATGA
- a CDS encoding outer membrane beta-barrel protein, translated as MRFIVTSLLFFAVSGSLFSQSYSIRGRAVSESDNVPLRSANVVLFQLPDSSSRGMVTDANGRFEFSGVKPGSYVVRVSYIGFATINREITVRREDVMLGRIALKEDDIRLGEVEVTGKAPAAVIKDDTLEYDARAYKISRDASAENLVEKMPGITVESGTVKSQGEEVRKVMVDNREFFGDDARAVLRNIPAEVIEKIQVYDRQSEQSRFTGFSDGNETKTINLITREFMRNATFGKLYGGAGENELYRAGGIMNFFNGDQRISLLAMTNNVNEQNFSIDDLLGVMGGSSRGGAMRTMMSRLGGLAGGMRPPGGFGGFGGGLGDFMVTASNGIATTHAFGINYMDKWSENVEATASYFFNYSNSDARNAVLREYVLTGQSGQLYDELEVAESTNMNHRMNLRVEWSIDSLNSLLYTPRLSAQANDGNSMTSAATQFAGMGLNNGFSSFSSDLTGMSVRNELLYRRRFETRGRTFSLRVSNDLSNNDGNNALLSRYETFGQGASLDSLDQRGKLDKRGFTIGADAQYTEPVADKMQVLVRYENSWNDNFSDKKTYNLDTFSGLYDILDPLISNEFASNYFTQQAGAGLRYEDADFRINVDAAWQTASLRSEQQYPYTSTLDRTFTTIMPRAMMRWKLSSSSEWHLFYRTRTSSPSVDQLQDVVDNSNPLQLSIGNPGLDQSYTHFIGTRFSTTHAESGGYLFTFFSASATDDYVGSSSFLARSDTTIYGVPMLRGAQLTRPVNLSGNYSVRSFITYGRPVSWLKSNLNLNLMGSYSRMPSMINEQMNYAYQPMLGVGVVLASNISEDFDFTLSSQTNVNWVENSLRADADQRYINQTTRFRLNWIFLGGLVFTSDLAHNKYSGLAEGYNDEVLLWNLSFGYKFLADDQAELKLTVFDVLKQNQNILRNVTETYIEDTRSNVLQRYALLTFSYTIRSFGPRR; from the coding sequence ATGCGTTTCATCGTCACTTCTCTGCTCTTCTTCGCCGTCTCGGGCTCACTTTTTTCGCAAAGCTATTCCATCCGTGGACGCGCTGTTTCCGAAAGCGACAATGTGCCGCTACGCAGCGCAAACGTCGTTCTGTTTCAATTACCCGACTCCAGCAGCCGTGGGATGGTCACGGATGCGAATGGACGCTTCGAATTCAGCGGTGTCAAACCAGGCAGTTATGTCGTGCGTGTGTCGTATATCGGTTTCGCAACCATCAATCGCGAAATCACCGTACGGCGCGAGGATGTAATGCTCGGGCGCATCGCCCTCAAGGAAGACGACATTCGTCTCGGAGAGGTTGAGGTGACGGGCAAAGCGCCGGCTGCCGTGATCAAGGACGACACGTTGGAGTACGACGCGCGCGCATACAAAATCAGCCGCGACGCTTCCGCTGAAAATCTGGTGGAGAAAATGCCGGGCATCACCGTGGAAAGCGGAACGGTCAAGTCGCAGGGCGAGGAGGTGAGAAAGGTCATGGTAGACAACCGTGAATTTTTCGGCGACGACGCCCGCGCCGTGCTGCGCAACATTCCCGCGGAAGTCATCGAGAAGATTCAGGTGTACGACAGGCAAAGCGAGCAATCCCGATTCACCGGTTTCAGCGACGGAAATGAGACGAAAACCATCAACCTCATAACCCGCGAATTTATGCGCAACGCCACGTTCGGAAAGCTGTACGGTGGCGCCGGGGAGAATGAACTGTACCGCGCGGGCGGCATCATGAATTTCTTCAATGGCGATCAACGCATCAGCCTGCTGGCAATGACAAACAACGTGAACGAGCAGAACTTCTCCATCGACGACTTGCTCGGCGTCATGGGCGGTTCGTCCCGCGGCGGGGCCATGCGCACCATGATGAGCCGTTTGGGCGGACTCGCAGGAGGGATGCGTCCACCGGGCGGCTTCGGCGGATTCGGCGGCGGCCTGGGAGACTTCATGGTCACCGCGAGCAACGGAATCGCAACGACGCATGCGTTCGGCATCAACTACATGGATAAATGGAGCGAGAATGTAGAGGCGACGGCGAGCTACTTCTTCAATTACTCGAACAGCGACGCGCGCAACGCAGTGCTCCGGGAGTATGTGCTGACGGGACAAAGCGGTCAACTCTACGATGAGCTGGAAGTGGCCGAAAGCACAAACATGAATCACCGGATGAACCTGCGCGTTGAGTGGAGTATTGATTCGCTGAATTCGCTGCTCTACACGCCGCGCCTGTCCGCGCAGGCGAATGACGGAAACAGCATGACCTCGGCCGCCACGCAGTTTGCCGGCATGGGACTCAACAATGGTTTCTCCTCTTTTTCCTCGGATCTGACCGGCATGAGTGTGCGCAATGAACTCCTGTACCGCAGACGTTTCGAAACGCGGGGACGTACGTTTTCGCTTCGGGTCAGCAATGACCTTTCCAACAATGACGGCAACAACGCACTGCTGTCGCGATACGAAACCTTCGGCCAGGGTGCTTCTCTCGACTCGCTCGATCAGCGCGGCAAACTGGACAAGCGCGGGTTTACCATCGGTGCGGACGCTCAATACACCGAACCCGTCGCCGACAAAATGCAGGTACTCGTCCGCTACGAAAATTCGTGGAACGACAATTTCTCCGACAAGAAAACGTACAATCTCGACACCTTTTCCGGATTGTACGACATTCTGGATCCGTTGATCAGCAACGAATTCGCGAGCAATTACTTCACGCAGCAGGCCGGTGCGGGCTTGCGGTACGAGGACGCGGATTTCCGCATCAACGTGGATGCGGCCTGGCAAACGGCGTCGCTGCGCAGCGAACAGCAATATCCGTACACGTCCACACTCGACCGTACGTTCACCACGATAATGCCCCGCGCGATGATGCGATGGAAACTGTCGAGCAGTTCAGAGTGGCATCTTTTTTACCGTACACGGACAAGTTCTCCCAGTGTTGACCAGCTGCAGGACGTCGTGGACAATTCGAATCCGCTTCAGCTCTCGATCGGAAATCCCGGATTGGATCAGAGTTACACCCATTTCATCGGAACGCGATTCAGCACGACACATGCGGAGAGTGGCGGCTACCTGTTCACATTCTTTTCCGCTTCGGCTACCGATGACTATGTAGGCAGCAGTTCCTTTCTCGCCCGAAGCGACACGACGATTTACGGCGTGCCGATGCTTCGTGGAGCACAGCTCACGCGTCCTGTGAATCTCAGCGGAAATTATTCGGTGCGCAGTTTCATCACGTACGGACGGCCGGTAAGCTGGCTCAAATCGAATCTGAATCTAAACCTGATGGGCAGCTACTCGCGCATGCCGAGCATGATCAACGAGCAGATGAATTACGCGTATCAGCCCATGCTGGGTGTGGGCGTAGTCCTTGCCAGCAACATTTCCGAGGACTTCGACTTCACCTTGTCCTCGCAAACCAACGTGAATTGGGTGGAGAACAGCCTGCGCGCCGACGCCGATCAGCGCTATATCAACCAGACCACACGTTTCCGTTTGAACTGGATCTTCCTCGGTGGGTTAGTGTTTACATCCGATCTGGCGCACAACAAGTACAGCGGTCTCGCCGAAGGGTACAATGATGAGGTGTTGCTCTGGAACCTGAGTTTCGGATACAAATTCCTTGCGGACGATCAGGCCGAACTCAAGCTCACGGTGTTCGATGTGCTCAAGCAGAATCAGAACATCCTCCGCAACGTCACGGAAACCTATATTGAAGACACACGTTCCAACGTGCTTCAACGCTACGCCCTGCTCACGTTCAGCTACACGATACGGAGCTTTGGGCCGAGGCGGTGA
- a CDS encoding DUF1858 domain-containing protein, giving the protein MKRDIINPQMKVGDLLDQYPELEETLISIAPAFSKLKNPVLRRTIARVATLQQAALTGNVPVHEVVNTLRTAAGQTKDDDASQSPIAARDAESVPAWLSGATERVEFDARPVLASGAHPLQEVFARLQQLPQGAVLDLITPFYPAPLVDAVRGKGWDAIHTERGKDLFVTTIGRP; this is encoded by the coding sequence ATGAAGCGCGACATCATCAACCCGCAAATGAAGGTCGGTGATTTGCTGGATCAGTATCCCGAGCTCGAGGAGACGCTTATTAGTATCGCGCCGGCCTTCAGCAAACTGAAAAATCCCGTCCTGCGCCGCACAATCGCCAGGGTGGCAACCCTGCAACAGGCCGCGCTCACCGGCAACGTCCCGGTCCATGAGGTGGTGAATACTCTGCGAACCGCTGCGGGGCAGACAAAGGATGACGACGCATCTCAAAGCCCAATCGCGGCGCGTGATGCAGAGTCCGTTCCGGCCTGGTTGAGCGGGGCGACGGAGCGCGTTGAGTTCGACGCGCGTCCCGTGCTCGCTTCAGGCGCACATCCGCTTCAGGAGGTGTTCGCGCGTCTGCAGCAGCTCCCGCAAGGCGCCGTACTCGATCTGATTACGCCGTTCTATCCCGCACCGCTGGTGGACGCCGTGCGCGGGAAGGGCTGGGATGCCATCCACACAGAACGAGGGAAGGACCTGTTCGTCACCACCATCGGGCGCCCCTGA
- a CDS encoding T9SS type A sorting domain-containing protein: protein MKNLVSVPRGRTAFAVTALLFGFFAVRTAMAQNYREVQDFGWGIGVNRPSPVIIDLDGNGRLDMLVGTESGVIMRFEQTAVNGQEFRLLDRRFMKLRNASQAALTVADIDSDGRLDLLVGESGGRLVHYVQTAPGVAEFEMVTNYFGAITTPASPNPFFTDIEGDGLLDLIYGSSSGKIERYTQDAPQSTNFVKASNLKFDTNLGSSNRLGVSDFDADGALDVVMGSWDGDVMHFEAHETVKDSFLLVEKRWSGIPKNTLGAPFFIDVDNDGLLDCFIGYGAGTVEHREQSAANSTQFSNVLQHDVLNAWDFGRETIFAVTDLDRDGRLDILRSDIPMGESYMLRHPLMHMTQTAPGALTVTVVSNNFNDIRVQQSGSLSFTDLNGDGRLDLFIARLNQDTIYQYQQKADAPFEFEMVPGSFLAGQIQTNGNIQPLVFRDLDNDGLLDLLVACGRMDHFEQDAPGSSSFALKRENVIWSNLVNRGRGFAVEDLDGDGVLEMLVGNGGVLALFRQTQLHGEEFVKVADTLAGIDVYSGAIPYVADVNNDGRLDIIVGDDAGGLCLFLETGPNASGEVAHLPASPKLLDISPHPVNTYASVRVAMPVDERATVALYDLLGRERQTVASHRLLTQGVTPLEIDGRGLPPGCYLLVLEAGGIRVSKPVMIMR, encoded by the coding sequence ATGAAGAACCTTGTTTCAGTCCCGCGTGGTCGTACGGCGTTCGCAGTTACGGCTCTGCTTTTCGGTTTTTTCGCCGTGCGCACTGCCATGGCACAGAACTACAGAGAAGTGCAGGATTTCGGCTGGGGCATCGGTGTCAACCGACCATCACCGGTCATCATTGATCTCGACGGCAACGGCAGACTGGACATGCTTGTCGGTACGGAATCCGGCGTCATCATGCGCTTCGAACAGACGGCGGTTAACGGACAGGAATTTCGCCTGCTCGACCGGCGTTTCATGAAACTGAGAAACGCCAGTCAAGCGGCGCTCACCGTCGCGGATATCGACAGCGACGGACGGCTCGATCTCCTGGTGGGGGAGAGCGGAGGGCGATTGGTGCACTATGTACAAACCGCACCGGGAGTAGCGGAATTCGAAATGGTGACGAACTATTTCGGTGCTATTACGACCCCGGCCTCTCCCAATCCGTTTTTCACAGACATTGAGGGAGACGGTTTGCTGGATCTCATTTACGGCTCCAGCAGCGGGAAAATTGAACGGTACACGCAGGATGCGCCACAGTCGACAAACTTCGTCAAGGCCTCCAATTTGAAATTCGACACCAATCTCGGCAGTTCCAACCGGCTTGGCGTATCGGATTTTGATGCTGACGGCGCACTGGACGTAGTAATGGGCAGTTGGGATGGCGACGTCATGCATTTCGAAGCGCATGAAACCGTCAAGGATTCGTTTCTACTCGTGGAAAAGCGTTGGAGTGGTATTCCGAAAAACACGCTCGGGGCTCCGTTTTTTATTGACGTGGACAACGACGGGCTGTTGGACTGCTTCATCGGATACGGAGCCGGTACGGTGGAGCACAGGGAACAGAGTGCGGCGAATTCCACACAATTCAGTAACGTGCTGCAACATGATGTGCTGAACGCCTGGGATTTCGGGCGGGAAACCATCTTTGCCGTCACGGATCTGGACCGTGACGGACGACTGGACATTCTGCGTAGCGACATCCCCATGGGCGAATCCTATATGCTTCGCCACCCCCTTATGCACATGACACAGACCGCTCCGGGCGCTCTGACTGTCACTGTGGTTTCCAATAATTTCAACGATATCCGTGTGCAGCAAAGCGGCTCACTCTCTTTTACCGATCTTAACGGCGACGGACGCCTGGATCTCTTTATTGCACGCTTGAACCAGGATACGATTTACCAGTATCAGCAGAAAGCCGATGCGCCGTTCGAATTCGAGATGGTGCCAGGCAGCTTTCTCGCCGGGCAGATCCAGACCAACGGGAACATTCAACCGCTGGTGTTCAGGGATCTTGACAACGACGGGCTGCTGGATCTGCTCGTGGCATGCGGGAGGATGGACCATTTCGAGCAGGACGCTCCCGGTTCCTCCTCGTTTGCTCTGAAACGTGAGAACGTAATATGGAGCAATCTCGTCAATCGGGGGAGAGGGTTTGCCGTGGAAGATCTGGACGGAGACGGTGTCCTGGAAATGCTCGTCGGCAATGGAGGGGTCCTTGCCCTTTTCAGACAAACACAGCTTCATGGGGAGGAATTCGTGAAAGTCGCCGATACACTGGCCGGTATTGACGTCTATTCCGGCGCTATCCCGTACGTGGCGGACGTCAACAACGACGGTCGTCTCGATATCATTGTCGGAGATGATGCCGGGGGACTGTGTCTGTTCCTCGAAACCGGTCCGAACGCCTCTGGTGAAGTAGCACATCTTCCTGCGAGCCCGAAGCTGCTCGACATCTCTCCGCACCCGGTCAATACGTACGCCTCGGTGCGCGTCGCTATGCCGGTGGACGAGCGGGCTACGGTAGCGCTATACGATCTCCTGGGTCGCGAGCGCCAAACCGTTGCGTCGCACCGTTTGTTGACGCAGGGCGTGACACCGTTGGAGATAGACGGACGCGGACTTCCTCCGGGTTGTTATTTGCTCGTTCTTGAGGCCGGCGGTATCAGGGTAAGCAAGCCCGTGATGATTATGCGATAG
- the aqpZ gene encoding aquaporin Z has translation MKKYGAEFIGTFWLVLGGCGSAVLAAAFPEVGIGLHGVALAFGLTVLTMAYAIGHISGCHLNPAVSFGLWAGGRFPARDLAPYIIAQVLGAIAAGGILFVIADGKAGFDVTAGFASNGFGEHSPGGYDLPAALLTEIVMTMMFLIVILGATDKRVPQGFAPIAIGLCLTLIHLISIPVTNTSVNPARSTGVALFAGGWALAQLWLFWVAPVIGGLLGAAVYRFIGSEEKL, from the coding sequence ATGAAAAAGTATGGCGCGGAGTTTATCGGAACGTTCTGGCTCGTCCTCGGCGGCTGCGGAAGCGCCGTGCTGGCGGCCGCTTTCCCGGAAGTCGGTATAGGTCTGCATGGTGTGGCGTTGGCTTTCGGTCTTACAGTGCTCACCATGGCCTATGCAATCGGCCATATCTCTGGTTGTCACCTGAATCCGGCGGTGTCTTTCGGGCTTTGGGCCGGTGGACGTTTCCCCGCGCGTGACCTGGCACCGTACATCATTGCGCAAGTCCTCGGCGCGATTGCTGCGGGAGGCATTCTCTTTGTCATCGCCGACGGGAAGGCCGGCTTCGATGTCACGGCCGGCTTCGCATCCAATGGTTTTGGTGAACATTCACCCGGCGGCTACGATCTGCCCGCCGCGCTGCTGACGGAAATCGTGATGACTATGATGTTTCTCATCGTCATTCTTGGTGCCACGGATAAGAGAGTTCCGCAGGGCTTCGCTCCCATCGCCATCGGGCTCTGCCTGACACTGATTCATCTCATCAGCATACCCGTTACGAATACTTCCGTGAATCCCGCGCGCAGTACTGGTGTTGCGCTGTTCGCCGGCGGCTGGGCCCTCGCACAGCTGTGGCTGTTCTGGGTTGCTCCTGTCATCGGTGGTTTGCTCGGAGCGGCGGTGTATCGGTTCATTGGCAGCGAAGAGAAATTATAG
- a CDS encoding YbaK/EbsC family protein, with protein MPVQRLKEFLDRESVRYVVISHSPAFTAQEIAANAHIPGKEMAKTVMLKIDGKIAMAVLPASRHVDFDEMEKVSGAQRIELATEAEFRDLFPQCELGAMPPFGNLYNMPVYVALALTEDEDIAFNAGTHRELVRMKYKDYERLVRPNILKFSAK; from the coding sequence ATGCCTGTTCAACGACTCAAGGAATTTCTGGACCGCGAAAGCGTGCGCTATGTCGTCATCTCGCACTCCCCCGCATTCACGGCACAGGAAATTGCCGCAAACGCCCACATCCCGGGGAAGGAGATGGCGAAGACCGTCATGCTGAAGATCGACGGCAAAATTGCGATGGCCGTATTACCCGCATCGCGACATGTGGATTTTGATGAAATGGAGAAGGTAAGCGGAGCGCAACGTATCGAGTTGGCCACGGAAGCCGAATTCCGGGACCTTTTTCCGCAATGCGAATTGGGTGCGATGCCTCCATTCGGCAATCTGTACAACATGCCGGTGTATGTCGCGCTCGCACTGACGGAGGACGAAGATATTGCCTTCAACGCCGGTACGCACAGGGAACTTGTACGCATGAAGTACAAAGACTACGAGCGTTTGGTGCGTCCAAACATTCTCAAGTTCTCGGCGAAGTAA